A portion of the Rhodothermales bacterium genome contains these proteins:
- a CDS encoding glycosidase, translated as MKHLAFSTSAYAERLNTLQRDYEVLVQRPNEPLPGGNGIYTRYRFPALTAAHTPLLWRYDLNPATNPLLLERQGVNGVYNAGAIKHNGRYLLVARVEGVDRKSFFAVAESSNGIDRFRFWDYPVVMPETEDLDVNVYDMRLTAHADGWIYGLFCTERKDPKAAKGDLSSAVAQCGIARTRDLVAWERLPDLKTPSPQQRNVVLHPDFVEGQYAFYTRPQDGFIDAGTGGGIGWGVSESMDPAVIIHERIVDQRAYHTIKEVKNGEGPPPIKTEAGWLHLAHGVRGTAAGLRYVTYLFVTARDEPWRVTHTPAGHFLAPEGEERVGDVSNVAFSNGWIADDDGTVFIYYGSSDTRMHVATTTVGHLVDYALHTPADGMRSAANVQQRIALIDQNMRYLEAR; from the coding sequence ATGAAACACCTGGCCTTTTCCACGTCGGCGTATGCGGAGCGACTAAACACGCTCCAGCGCGACTACGAGGTGCTCGTCCAGCGCCCCAACGAGCCGTTGCCCGGGGGGAACGGGATCTACACGCGGTACCGTTTTCCCGCGCTCACGGCGGCGCATACGCCGCTGCTCTGGCGGTACGACCTCAACCCCGCCACGAACCCGCTGTTATTGGAGCGTCAGGGTGTAAACGGGGTGTATAACGCCGGCGCCATCAAGCACAACGGACGCTACCTGTTGGTCGCCCGCGTGGAGGGCGTCGACCGGAAGTCGTTTTTCGCCGTGGCCGAAAGTTCGAACGGCATCGACCGTTTCCGGTTCTGGGACTACCCGGTGGTGATGCCCGAGACCGAGGATCTGGATGTCAATGTGTACGACATGCGTCTCACGGCGCACGCCGATGGCTGGATCTACGGGCTGTTTTGCACGGAGCGCAAGGACCCGAAGGCCGCGAAGGGCGACCTGTCGTCCGCCGTGGCGCAGTGTGGAATCGCTCGGACGCGCGACCTGGTGGCGTGGGAGCGTCTGCCAGATCTCAAGACGCCTTCACCTCAACAACGGAATGTGGTCTTGCACCCCGATTTTGTTGAGGGTCAGTACGCCTTCTACACCCGACCTCAGGACGGTTTCATCGACGCCGGCACGGGCGGTGGCATCGGCTGGGGCGTATCGGAGTCGATGGACCCCGCGGTGATTATCCACGAAAGGATTGTCGATCAGCGCGCCTACCATACGATCAAGGAAGTAAAAAACGGCGAGGGGCCGCCGCCTATCAAGACGGAGGCCGGCTGGCTGCATCTGGCGCATGGTGTGCGCGGGACGGCGGCCGGCTTGCGGTACGTCACCTACCTTTTTGTGACGGCGCGGGATGAGCCATGGCGCGTGACCCATACGCCGGCCGGCCATTTTCTGGCGCCGGAGGGGGAAGAACGCGTTGGCGACGTCTCGAACGTCGCGTTTAGCAACGGCTGGATCGCGGACGACGACGGGACCGTGTTCATCTATTACGGTAGCTCGGACACCCGCATGCATGTCGCCACCACGACCGTCGGACATCTGGTGGATTATGCCCTCCACACGCCGGCCGACGGGATGCGCTCCGCCGCGAACGTGCAACAGCGCATCGCCCTGATCGATCAGAATATGAGGTATCTGGAGGCGCGATGA
- a CDS encoding AGE family epimerase/isomerase, which translates to MKSIDMAGALYADAHRELTHHILPYWTSRTVDATHGGFIGAITGGNVPDWRAPKGIVLNARILWTFSETARVLGDAESRLLAHRAFAYIRARFWDDVAGGAYWMVDYLGQPLDTKKYTYAQAFLMYALTAYHRATGNTGALDWAIDLFDLLEAHTADPAFGGYFEIYDATWRRRPMESLSPKDPVAAKSANTQLHVLEAYASLLRIWPDERLQRRLRQLLDLFLNTIVDPDTHHLRQAFDADWTAINRLVSFGHDIEASWLLCDAARTLGDPGQILQAEGEAIAMVRATLNAGVAPDGSLYNEATPHRLDEDRHWWPQAEAVVGFLNAYELVHEETFLHQASLNWTYIQRFIVDHDHGEWFFRVSRAGVPYLHEDKVGPWKCPYHNTRACLEIMERTARIQAMLAPSR; encoded by the coding sequence ATGAAGAGCATCGACATGGCCGGCGCTTTATACGCCGACGCGCACCGCGAATTGACGCACCACATCCTACCGTATTGGACGAGCCGGACCGTGGATGCGACCCATGGCGGCTTCATCGGCGCCATCACGGGGGGAAACGTCCCGGACTGGCGCGCCCCGAAAGGCATCGTCTTGAATGCCCGCATCCTGTGGACATTTAGCGAGACCGCGAGGGTGCTTGGCGACGCGGAGTCCCGCCTGCTGGCGCACCGTGCGTTTGCCTATATCAGAGCGCGTTTCTGGGATGACGTTGCCGGCGGGGCGTACTGGATGGTCGACTATCTCGGCCAACCGCTCGACACCAAGAAATACACCTACGCCCAGGCGTTCCTGATGTATGCCCTGACGGCCTACCACCGGGCTACCGGAAACACCGGCGCGCTAGACTGGGCGATCGATCTGTTCGACCTCCTCGAGGCGCACACGGCGGACCCTGCATTCGGCGGTTATTTCGAGATCTACGACGCCACCTGGCGCCGGCGGCCGATGGAGTCGCTGAGCCCGAAAGACCCCGTTGCCGCGAAGTCGGCCAACACCCAGTTACACGTTCTCGAGGCCTACGCGAGTCTGCTGCGGATCTGGCCGGACGAGCGGCTGCAGCGGCGGCTCCGCCAGCTGCTCGATCTCTTCCTGAACACGATCGTCGATCCAGACACGCACCATCTGAGACAAGCCTTTGACGCGGACTGGACGGCCATCAACCGGCTCGTATCGTTCGGGCACGACATCGAGGCGAGCTGGCTTCTTTGCGATGCGGCGCGCACGCTAGGCGACCCCGGGCAAATCCTGCAAGCTGAAGGCGAGGCGATCGCCATGGTTCGCGCCACGCTTAACGCCGGCGTCGCGCCCGATGGTAGCCTGTACAACGAGGCCACGCCCCATCGGCTCGACGAAGACAGGCACTGGTGGCCGCAGGCCGAAGCCGTGGTCGGATTTCTGAATGCCTATGAACTCGTCCACGAAGAAACGTTTTTGCATCAGGCCTCCCTCAACTGGACATATATCCAGCGCTTTATCGTGGACCATGATCACGGCGAATGGTTTTTTAGGGTGTCGCGCGCCGGCGTGCCCTATCTCCACGAGGACAAGGTGGGTCCGTGGAAATGCCCCTATCACAATACCCGGGCATGCCTCGAGATTATGGAGCGGACCGCTCGGATCCAGGCGATGCTGGCCCCATCCAGGTAG
- a CDS encoding MFS transporter, with amino-acid sequence MPDPKALDRRAVFGWAMYDFANSAFTTLVVTFIYATYFTQAIAEDATSGTGYWSIGVTISALAVAILSPYAGAIADQGGYRKRFLLWSTILGVLATVLLFFPQPGQIWFAILVFALGNFAFEIGIVFYNAFLPDLAPPEKIGRISGYAWGLGYLGGLLCLFVALLVFILPEQAPFGLDKSTGEHVRATNLLVALWYALFCIPLFILVKEKKKDKLPLTRELLASSTRQFIDTFREIRTYKHLFRMLVARIFYNDGLTTIIAFGAIYAAGTFGFDTTQILYFGIALNVSAGLGAFAFGYLDDRLGGKTTIQISNLGLIAAATLAVFAQSELMFWVAGGFVGLLMGPNQSASRSLMGRFVPKNKENEFYGFFAFSGKATAFMGPFLLGRFTEWFDSQRAGVAVVIVLFIIGASLLQSVNEAEGRAAAGREG; translated from the coding sequence GTGCCTGACCCTAAGGCTCTCGACCGCCGCGCCGTCTTCGGATGGGCGATGTACGATTTCGCCAACTCGGCCTTCACCACACTGGTGGTGACGTTTATTTACGCTACTTACTTCACACAGGCCATCGCCGAAGACGCCACCAGCGGCACGGGCTACTGGTCGATCGGGGTGACGATATCGGCGCTGGCGGTGGCCATCCTATCGCCCTACGCCGGCGCCATTGCCGACCAGGGCGGCTATCGCAAGCGGTTCTTGTTGTGGTCGACGATCCTGGGTGTGCTGGCCACCGTGCTGCTCTTTTTCCCGCAGCCCGGCCAGATCTGGTTCGCGATCCTGGTATTCGCGCTTGGCAACTTCGCCTTCGAGATCGGGATTGTCTTCTACAACGCGTTTTTGCCCGATCTTGCGCCTCCGGAGAAAATCGGCCGAATCTCAGGGTACGCCTGGGGCCTCGGATACCTCGGCGGGCTCCTCTGCCTTTTTGTCGCACTGCTGGTGTTTATCCTGCCCGAGCAGGCACCGTTCGGGCTGGACAAAAGCACCGGTGAACACGTGCGGGCCACCAACTTGCTGGTCGCCCTGTGGTACGCGCTGTTTTGTATCCCGCTTTTTATCCTGGTTAAAGAGAAAAAGAAGGATAAACTGCCGCTGACGCGCGAGCTGCTCGCCTCGTCCACGCGCCAGTTCATCGACACCTTTCGGGAGATTCGCACCTACAAGCATCTCTTCCGCATGCTCGTCGCGCGCATCTTTTATAACGACGGGCTCACAACCATCATCGCCTTCGGGGCGATCTACGCAGCCGGTACGTTTGGCTTTGACACGACGCAGATCCTGTATTTCGGCATCGCGCTCAACGTGTCGGCCGGCCTGGGCGCCTTTGCGTTTGGGTACCTGGACGACAGGCTCGGCGGGAAGACGACAATCCAGATCTCAAACCTCGGCCTCATCGCCGCTGCAACACTCGCCGTGTTCGCGCAGAGCGAGTTGATGTTCTGGGTGGCCGGCGGCTTCGTGGGGCTGCTCATGGGCCCCAACCAGTCGGCCAGCCGCTCGCTTATGGGACGCTTCGTACCCAAAAACAAAGAGAACGAGTTTTATGGATTTTTTGCGTTCTCAGGCAAAGCCACAGCGTTTATGGGCCCGTTTCTTCTGGGTCGTTTCACGGAGTGGTTCGATAGCCAGCGCGCCGGCGTCGCCGTGGTAATCGTCCTGTTTATCATCGGCGCCAGCCTGCTCCAATCCGTCAACGAAGCCGAAGGCCGCGCCGCCGCCGGAAGAGAAGGATAA
- a CDS encoding glycosyl hydrolase: MTKQTLSWAGIILCMLGAGAMLAGCAVSQRTATTGFRLVDPDATRQTRALFANLKTLAPDAVLFGHQDDLAYGVNWQREAGRSDVRETVGAYPAVYGWELGDLELGKKENLDRVNFKDMQGWIKDGYKRGGVVTIGWHMNNPASGGNAWDTTRAIHTILPGGVHHATYRDWLDRFAGFVGGLKTGPFAWLGAGKPVPILFRPFHEHTGGWFWWGKGHVTPEEYIALWRFTVEYLRDEKGLRNLLYVYATDVFESEAEYFHHYPGDAYVDMLGYDDYHALGRDETVGDMTRRLRMLVTWAEARGKLAALTETGSERIPLPTWWTQRLLKAITDDPVSRRISYVLVWRNANNRPDHFYAPFPDHPSAEDFKHFYAHPFVLFEDELPALYR, translated from the coding sequence ATGACCAAGCAAACGCTTTCCTGGGCTGGAATTATTCTATGTATGCTGGGCGCCGGGGCGATGCTGGCCGGCTGCGCCGTTTCGCAGCGGACCGCAACAACCGGCTTCCGACTCGTCGACCCCGACGCGACCCGGCAGACGCGCGCGCTTTTCGCCAACCTGAAAACGCTTGCGCCAGATGCCGTGTTGTTCGGGCATCAGGACGATCTGGCGTACGGGGTCAATTGGCAGCGCGAGGCCGGCCGATCGGACGTCCGCGAAACCGTGGGGGCCTACCCGGCCGTGTACGGCTGGGAGCTGGGCGATCTGGAGCTGGGGAAAAAGGAAAATCTGGATCGGGTGAACTTCAAGGACATGCAGGGTTGGATCAAGGACGGCTACAAACGCGGAGGCGTCGTCACGATCGGCTGGCACATGAACAACCCGGCATCCGGAGGCAATGCGTGGGATACCACACGAGCCATACACACCATCCTGCCAGGCGGGGTGCATCATGCGACGTACCGGGATTGGTTGGACCGATTTGCAGGGTTTGTGGGTGGATTAAAAACCGGACCTTTCGCGTGGCTGGGCGCGGGAAAGCCCGTCCCGATCCTGTTTCGGCCGTTTCACGAGCACACGGGCGGCTGGTTCTGGTGGGGCAAAGGGCACGTGACGCCCGAGGAGTACATCGCCCTGTGGCGGTTTACCGTGGAGTACCTGCGCGATGAAAAAGGGCTGCGTAACCTGCTGTATGTCTACGCCACCGATGTATTCGAAAGCGAAGCGGAGTACTTTCATCATTACCCGGGGGATGCGTACGTCGATATGCTCGGCTACGACGACTATCATGCCCTCGGCCGCGACGAAACCGTGGGCGACATGACGCGCCGGCTGCGCATGCTGGTGACCTGGGCCGAGGCGCGGGGTAAACTCGCCGCCCTCACCGAAACCGGGTCCGAGCGGATCCCCCTGCCCACCTGGTGGACGCAGCGCCTGCTCAAAGCCATCACCGACGACCCGGTGAGCCGGCGGATCAGCTACGTACTCGTCTGGCGCAATGCCAATAACCGTCCGGACCACTTCTACGCCCCCTTTCCGGATCACCCAAGCGCGGAAGACTTCAAGCACTTCTATGCCCACCCGTTCGTGCTTTTTGAGGACGAACTGCCGGCGTTGTACCGGTAA
- a CDS encoding sodium:solute symporter family protein — protein MTLSLIDLFIIGAYVVATIVIGFWISKRASKSLENYFLGGKTIPWYMLGLSNASGMFDISGTMWMVYLLFVYGLKSVWIPWLWPVFNQIFLMMYLSVWLRRSEVMTGAEWITFRFGEGRGSHLAHFTVVVFALLNVIGFLAYGFIGIGKFAATFLPWQLAADPELNVHVYGLIITALTTVYVVKGGMFSVVFTEVLQFFVMTIACIGVGIVAMYQVSPAMLDAAVPDGWRELFFGWHLDLDWTGLMDAANQKIASDGWELFSIFFLLMLFKGYLASAAGPAPNYDMQRVLSARTPREAAKMSGFVSLVLLVPRYMMITGLTVLALVFFSDELNAMGSGVDFELVLPFAMREFIPTGLLGLLIAALLAAFMSTYAATVNAAPAYIVNDIYKRYIRPDAPQKTYVRMSYAASIAVVLIGTGLGFFVPNLNSLVLWIVGALYGGYAAANLLKWYWWRFNSYGYFWGMVSGMLAAGFVPMLMDGMFGPGAFGEAKPVYAFPALLLISVAGSVAGSLLTPADDEEVLKTFYLKVRPWGFWKPIHDKVVAEHPAIQANRDFGRDMINVAVGIVWQTALTATGIFLVLEDFGTFAFCVAVVAATSIFLKRNWYDAIRDTPA, from the coding sequence ATGACGTTATCGCTCATCGATCTATTCATCATCGGGGCCTATGTGGTGGCGACGATCGTCATCGGGTTTTGGATTTCGAAGCGGGCGTCGAAAAGCCTTGAGAATTATTTCCTTGGCGGCAAAACCATCCCCTGGTACATGCTCGGGTTATCAAACGCCTCGGGGATGTTCGATATCAGTGGGACGATGTGGATGGTCTACCTGCTGTTTGTGTATGGCCTCAAGAGTGTCTGGATACCGTGGTTGTGGCCGGTATTTAACCAGATCTTCCTGATGATGTATCTCTCGGTCTGGCTGCGGCGGTCGGAGGTGATGACGGGGGCGGAGTGGATTACGTTTCGTTTTGGCGAGGGCCGCGGATCCCACCTGGCGCATTTCACGGTGGTCGTTTTTGCACTGCTGAATGTGATCGGGTTTCTTGCGTACGGCTTCATCGGTATTGGCAAATTCGCCGCGACCTTTCTGCCCTGGCAACTGGCGGCCGACCCGGAGCTGAACGTGCATGTTTACGGCCTCATCATCACGGCGTTGACGACGGTGTATGTGGTGAAGGGGGGGATGTTTAGTGTGGTATTTACAGAGGTGCTCCAGTTCTTCGTCATGACCATCGCTTGTATTGGGGTGGGAATCGTGGCGATGTATCAGGTATCGCCGGCCATGTTGGATGCGGCCGTGCCCGACGGCTGGCGAGAGCTGTTTTTTGGATGGCATCTAGATCTTGACTGGACCGGCCTGATGGACGCCGCCAACCAGAAAATCGCGTCTGACGGGTGGGAACTGTTTTCGATTTTTTTCCTGTTGATGCTCTTCAAAGGCTACCTGGCGAGCGCGGCCGGGCCGGCGCCGAACTACGACATGCAGCGGGTGCTTTCGGCTCGGACGCCAAGAGAAGCGGCCAAGATGAGCGGGTTCGTGAGCCTCGTGCTGCTCGTACCGCGGTATATGATGATCACCGGGCTGACGGTTCTGGCGCTGGTCTTTTTCAGCGATGAGCTCAACGCGATGGGGTCCGGGGTGGATTTTGAGCTGGTGCTGCCGTTTGCGATGCGCGAGTTTATCCCGACGGGTCTGCTCGGCCTGCTCATCGCGGCGCTGCTGGCGGCCTTCATGTCCACCTACGCCGCCACGGTGAACGCCGCGCCAGCCTATATCGTGAACGACATCTATAAGCGGTATATCCGCCCGGATGCGCCCCAGAAAACCTACGTGCGGATGAGCTACGCGGCGTCGATCGCGGTCGTGTTGATCGGCACGGGGCTCGGTTTCTTCGTTCCGAACCTGAACAGCCTCGTGTTGTGGATCGTAGGCGCGTTGTATGGTGGCTACGCGGCCGCCAATCTCCTCAAATGGTACTGGTGGCGGTTTAATAGCTACGGATATTTCTGGGGGATGGTGTCCGGAATGCTGGCCGCTGGCTTCGTCCCGATGCTGATGGATGGGATGTTTGGGCCGGGAGCGTTTGGCGAGGCGAAACCCGTGTATGCATTTCCGGCGCTGCTGCTGATCTCCGTCGCCGGCAGCGTGGCCGGCAGCCTGCTGACGCCGGCGGACGACGAGGAGGTGCTGAAGACGTTTTACCTGAAAGTCCGCCCCTGGGGCTTCTGGAAGCCGATCCACGATAAAGTGGTCGCGGAACACCCCGCCATTCAGGCCAACCGGGATTTCGGGCGAGATATGATCAATGTGGCCGTCGGCATCGTGTGGCAGACGGCGTTGACGGCAACCGGCATCTTCCTGGTGCTGGAAGATTTTGGGACGTTTGCGTTCTGCGTGGCTGTTGTGGCGGCAACCTCGATTTTTCTGAAACGCAACTGGTACGACGCCATCCGCGATACACCGGCGTGA